The following are encoded in a window of Oncorhynchus mykiss isolate Arlee chromosome Y, USDA_OmykA_1.1, whole genome shotgun sequence genomic DNA:
- the c1qc gene encoding complement C1q subcomponent subunit C, with translation MVCFCIAMGAMLSLALPDLVTMETCTSAGTPGLHGFPGLPGRDGRDGETGEKGVPGVVSGPGQIPEGGQKGEPGVKGAVGKLGRSGVRGDKGSPGSEGPRGEPGESGSAGSLFHSAFSVARGTASPPEKASPIRFTSVITDVNKDYNTETGRFRCRVPGTYYFVYHASSEERLCLVFKLDGTSLASFCDLTYGGTKRQVSSGGLATYLKKDQEVWLETNDYNGMTGKPEGNSLFSGFLLHSH, from the exons ATGGTCTGTTTTTGCATTGCTATGGGAGCTATGCTCTCATTGGCTCTGCCTGACCTGGTTACCATGGAGACGTGTACATCGGCGGGGACGCCTGGACTGCATGGTTTCCCAGGGTTACCAGGAAGGGACGGACGAGATGGAGAGACGGGGGAGAAGGGAGTGCCAg GTGTTGTATCTGGACCAGGCCAGATACCAGAGGGGGGCCAGAAGGGGGAGCCGGGTGTGAAGGGAGCGGTTGGGAAGCTAGGTCGTAGTGGTGTGAGAGGAGATAAGGGATCCCCAGGGTCAGAGGGACCCCGGGGAGAGCCAGGGGAGTCGGGCTCAGCAGGGTCTCTGTTCCATTCTGCCTTCAGCGTGGCCAGAGGTACCGCCAGCCCTCCAGAGAAGGCCAGCCCCATCAGATTTACCTCTGTTATCACTGATGTTAACAAGGACTACAACACAGAGACTGGACGCTTCAG gTGCCGCGTGCCGGGGACGTACTACTTTGTGTACCACGCGTCGTCTGAGGAGAGACTGTGTCTGGTGTTCAAACTGGATGGAACCAGTCTGGCCTCCTTCTGTGACCTGACGTACGGGGGCACGaagagacag GTGAGTTCGGGGGGTCTGGCTACGTACTTGAAGAAGGATCAGGAGGTGTGGTTAGAGACCAACGATTACAACGGCATGACGGGAAAACCTGAAGGGAACAGTCTCTTCTCTGGCTTCCTGCTCCACTCTCACTAA